The Lagopus muta isolate bLagMut1 chromosome 8, bLagMut1 primary, whole genome shotgun sequence genome contains a region encoding:
- the LOC125696974 gene encoding putative methyltransferase DDB_G0268948, translating into MAAQMFEGTQHAAIYLKYRFAPGKELKDTILTYLQEKAPSCTQLAVDVGCGSGQGTAFLAERFAKVVGTDISQAQIQEARAAPSPPNISYLVCPAEELPFEDASVDLLASFTAAHWFDTGKFMNEAKRVLRPGGCVAISTYTADMSLHYGDCSEKLTQIFQEAWDQLLKYSHSRVKHVLEDYKEIFEALPFPDKKRITNIYDKIPMTVAGVVGYLESASPYQVFMKSDPEAAKTLLLRMEKRLLETMGAASRDTPLEFWVRHVCILGHKEA; encoded by the exons ATGGCTGCACAGATGTTTGAGGGCACGCAGCACGCAGCCATCTACCTGAAGTACCGCTTTGCCCCTGGCAAGGAGCTGAAGGACACCATCCTCACCTACCTGCAGGAGAAG gctcccagctgcacccagcTGGCTGTGGACGTTGGCTGCGGGTCGGGGCAAGGCACAGCCTTCCTGGCAGAGCGCTTCGCAAAGGTGGTGGGCACCGACATCAGCCAGGCACAGATCCAAGAGGCCAGGGCTGCCCCTTCTCCTCCCAACATCTCCTATCT GGTGTGCCCAGCAGAAGAGCTGCCCTTCGAAGATGCCTCAGTTGATCTCCTGGCCTCGTTCACAGCCGCACACTGGTTTGATACTGGGAAGTTCATGAATGAGGCGAAACGCGTGCTGCGGCCGGGCGGCTGCGTGGCCATCAGCACCTACACTGCTGATATGAGCCTGCACTATGGGGACTGCTCTGAAAAGCTGACCCAAATCTTCCAGGAG GCCTGGGACCAGCTCTTGAAATACTCACATAGTAGAGTAAAACACGTCCTGGAAGACTACAAGGAGATCTTTGAGGCTTTGCCATTTCCAGACAAGAAGAG AATCACCAATATCTATGATAAAATTCCCATGACCGTTGCTGGGGTGGTCGGTTACTTAGAGTCTGCCTCTCCATACCAAGTATTCATGAAGAGTGATCCTGAGGCTGCAAAAACCCTCCTCCTAAGGATGGAAAAGAG GCTGCTGGAGACGATGGGAGCTGCCTCACGTGACACCCCGCTGGAGTTCTGGGTGAGGCATGTCTGCATCCTGGGGCACAAGGAAGCGTGA